Proteins from one Triticum aestivum cultivar Chinese Spring chromosome 7A, IWGSC CS RefSeq v2.1, whole genome shotgun sequence genomic window:
- the LOC123147196 gene encoding uncharacterized protein, producing the protein MSSLSPSRRGFPLPCYVPHSNPMATTSNKKMASPSPMPDMPDQLLAEIFLRLPTPQDLARASAVCTTFRRISTDRSFLRCFRCLHAPPLLGFLDRDGFHPALPSTPAVRAVAAAADFTFSFLPHHRRWTVQDVRDGRVLLSRSTGKLGQPPVFRDLAVCDPLHWRYVLLPPLPHDLAALLGHPFPPVTEACCKRFLVPLGEEEAAAGDTTFRVILMAYCKTSLAAFVFSSSNDQWRATASKDLSDLALDEGDMEEMSRVQPFIPMRHYAYGCFYWDWVQFGMKKLLLLDTTNMEFSAADLPPGEWSKEGIAIVEAGEGRLGIFGFRGELASSLSYTTARTKGESPSQWQMEKTISLDSGYKYCIRDATQRYLLLTRIEASSLNNHLVGYFSMDIKTLQLQRVYEKQHYSNQTYTYINFPPSLLSSRRI; encoded by the coding sequence ATGTCGTCACTTTCCCCTTCTCGTCGAGGGTTTCCTCTGCCCTGTTACGTTCCCCACTCCAATCCAATGGCGACGACCAGCAACAAGAAAATGGCGTCGCCGTCGCCTATGCCGGACATGCCCGACCAGCTCCTCGCCGAGATCTTCCTCCGGCTGCCCACCCCACAAGACCTCGCCCGCGCCTCCGCCGTCTGCACCACCTTCCGCAGAATCTCCACCGACAGGTCCTTCCTCCGCTGCTTCCGCTGCCTCCACGCGCCGCCACTCCTCGGATTCCTCGACCGCGACGGCTTCCACCCAGCCCTACCCTCCACCCCCGCCGTCCgcgcggtcgccgccgccgccgatttcaccttctccttcctcccccacCACCGCCGCTGGACCGTGCAGGACGTCCGCGACGGCCGCGTCCTCCTCTCCCGCAGCACCGGAAAACTTGGGCAGCCCCCGGTCTTCAGAGATCTCGCGGTGTGCGACCCCTTGCACTGGCGCTACGTCCTGCTCCCCCCGCTACCTCACGACCTAGCTGCTTTGCTTGGGCACCCGTTCCCCCCGGTAACCGAAGCCTGCTGCAAGCGCTTCCTCGTTCCCCTCGGCGAGGAGGAGGCAGCGGCTGGAGACACAACATTCAGAGTCATCTTGATGGCGTATTGCAAAACCAGCCTGGCTGCCTTTGTCTTCTCTTCCAGCAACGATCAATGGCGAGCTACTGCATCCAAGGATTTGAGTGATTTGGCCCTTGACGAGGGCGACATGGAGGAGATGTCAAGGGTCCAGCCTTTCATTCCCATGCGCCATTATGCTTATGGCTGTTTCTACTGGGACTGGGTGCAATTCGGGATGAAGAAGTTGCTCTTGCTTGACACCACGAACATGGAGTTCTCCGCTGCTGACCTCCCACCAGGAGAATGGAGCAAGGAAGGTATAGCCATTGTGGAGGCCGGGGAAGGCAGGCTCGGGATCTTTGGTTTCCGTGGTGAACTTGCATCCAGTCTCAGCTATACCACTGCACGGACCAAAGGCGAGAGTCCCAGCCAGTGGCAGATGGAGAAGACAATCTCACTAGATTCTGGCTACAAATATTGTATCAGAGATGCAACACAGAGGTACTTGCTCTTGACAAGGATAGAAGCATCATCCCTAAATAATCACCTTGTTGGATATTTCTCAATGGATATCAAGACGTTGCAGCTTCAGAGGGTTTATGAGAAACAGCACTATTCTAATCAGACATACACATATATCAACTTCCCACCATCATTGTTGTCTTCAAGGAGAATATGA